In Uranotaenia lowii strain MFRU-FL chromosome 2, ASM2978415v1, whole genome shotgun sequence, one genomic interval encodes:
- the LOC129744698 gene encoding transmembrane protein 198: MHYRHEESRHLMRNATGISSASVVEHKFDHTVVWPFLLQNAMEDPLCTAATPASSTVSVLLWTTIAVFGIVYTLLGYRCLRAIGFLTGLAAGAGCIVLLQSQNVTEFGNLAAPALAVVAGLFGAILGSTHPISSTLIGASAGALVAGATIAACIATLPHYIFGENELFVSVVGGAIICAIITLFCPKFMSIIASSILGSAMILCSIDFFMHGLNTMDWIFKMKPDPTPPPCWGGVILCCWPIAAVLGVLVQSFVTAWKIDHRRQMMHRRRRHYGKPRPGSRSRETREEARQRKYRYLYQVRTARGDIISQNFVSALQKHITTDSGPPSEVSTKTGSNDRNTARSDRTHMTNLPDSDFDKRDLSYEKR; this comes from the exons ATGCATTACCGTCACGAGGAAAGCAGGCATCTGATGCGAAATGCCACTGGCATTAGCAGTGCTTCCGTCGTAGAGCACAAATTTGACCACACCGTTGTCTGGCCGTTTCTGCTACAA AATGCTATGGAAGATCCGCTCTGTACAGCGGCCACTCCGGCCAGCTCAACCGTTTCTGTACTGCTGTGGACTACGATAGCAGTCTTCGGGATTGTCTACACACTGCTGG GCTATCGTTGTCTCCGAGCGATCGGATTCCTCACCGGGCTGGCCGCTGGAGCAGGTTGTATAGTGCTCCTACAAAGCCAGAATGTTACCGAGTTTGGAAACCTTGCTGCTCCAG CCTTGGCCGTCGTTGCCGGACTTTTCGGTGCAATTCTGGGTTCGACCCATCCAATTTCGTCCACACTGATCGGAGCTTCCGCTGGGGCGCTCGTAGCCGGAGCAACAATTGCAGCCTGCATTGCGACACTACCTCACTACATTTTTGGA GAAAATGAACTCTTTGTGTCTGTTGTTGGCGGAGCGATCATCTGTGCAATTATCACTCTATTCTGTCCAAAGTTTATGTCAATCATTGCTTCCAGCATTCTGGGATCGGCCATGATATTGTGCTCCATTGATTTCTTCATGCATGGCCTGAACACAATGGATTGG ATTTTCAAGATGAAACCAGATCCGACGCCCCCTCCCTGTTGGGGTGGGGTGATCCTATGCTGTTGGCCCATCGCAGCCGTATTGGGTGTGCTGGTGCAGAGTTTTGTCACTGCTTGGAAAATTGACCACCGAAGACAGATGATGCATCGAAGACGCAGACACTATGGTAAACCACGTCCCGGATCCCGATCCCGGGAAACACGTGAAGAAGCTCGTCAGCGCAAGTATCGCTACTTGTACCAGGTTCGGACAGCACGGGGTGACATCATCTCACAG AATTTTGTCTCCGCCTTGCAGAAGCATATAACCACCGATTCCGGACCACCTTCGGAAGTGTCCACGAAGACTGGCTCCAACGATCGGAACACGGCCCGCAGCGATCGAACTCACATGACCAATCTACCCGATTCGGACTTCGACAAGCGGGATCTGAGCTACGAGAAACGTTGA